DNA from Salinispora arenicola:
GACCTGCGCCAGGCACTCGTCGCGCTGGCCGGAGACCATCCCGCCACCCAGCGCAGCGCCGGGCTGTTCCAGCACCGCTTCGCCGCCGTCCCGTCACCGCCGGCGGTGATCGGCACCCGCGAGCCGGCTCCCGTGGGTCGGCTCACCGGGCACGCGGTGGGCAACCTCGTGCTCTGCGGGCTGATGGAACTGCTCGGTGACCCGGTGCTCGCCCTGGAACACGCCGGTGCGATGCTCGGCACGGTCGGGCGGGTGCTACCGATGTCCTGCGAACCGGTCGGTATCGAGGCCCGGGTCCGGGGCACCAACCCCGGCCGTCCGAACGAGGTCGTCACGGTCACCGGCCAGCATCAGGTGGCCGTCACCGCCGGGCGGGTCGAGTCGTTGCGGCTGAATCCGGATGCGCCGGAGGCGTGCCCGCAGGCGGTGGCCGCCATCGGCGCAGCCGACTGGCTCGTCTTCGGGCCGGGGAGCTGGTACACCAGCGTGCTGCCGCACCTGCTGGTGCCGGAGTTGGCCGCGGCCATCGTCGCCAGCCCCGCGCGCCGGCTGGTCACCCTGAACCTGGCCGCGGAGAAAGAGACGTTCGGGTTGTCCGTTGCCGATCACCTGGCCGAGCTGCGGTGGTATCTGCCGAAGCTGAGGGTCGACCGCGTACTCGGGGACGCCAGGGCGGTGGGTGATCCCGCTCCCGTCGAACGTGCGGCAGAATCGCTGGGTGCCCGGTTGGTCCTCGCTCCGGTCGGGGCCACCGACGGCGCACCCCGTCATGATTCGGCTGCTCTCGGCGCCGCTCTGGTGCCGGTCCTGGGCGCCGCTCGTTAGACACGTACGTAATCTCCGGCGACACGCCGGAACCGGTCCGTGAGAGGACGCACAATGGCGATGACGGCGGCGGTCAAGGACGAGCTGAGCCGAGTCGACGTGCCCAAGCCCTGCTGCCGGCGGGCGGAGATGGCGGCGCTGCTGCGCTTCGCCGGCGGGTTGCACATCGTCTCCGGGCGGGTGGTCGTGGAAGCCGAACTGGACACCGGGGCGGTGGCCCGACGACTGCGGCGCGAGATCGCCGAGGTGTACGGGTATCCCAGCGAGATCCATGTCCTCGCCTCCGGCGGTCTGCGCAAGGGCAGCCACTTCATCGTGCGGGTGGTCAAGGACGGCGAGTTCCTCGCCCGACAGACCGGCCTGCTCGACGTCCGTGGGCGCCCGGTGCGGGGCCTGCCACCGCACGTGGTCGCCGCCAACGTCTGCTGCGCGGTCTCGGCGTGGCGGGGCGCGTTCATGGCGCACGGCTCGCTGACCGAGCCGGGCCGTTCCAGCGCCCTGGAGATCACCTGCCCCGGCCCGGAGTCGGCGCTGGCCCTGGTCGGCGCGGCCCGCCGGATCGGCATCGCCGCGAAGAACCGCGAGGTGCGCGGTGTGGATCGGGTGGTCGTCAAGGACGGCGACGCCATCGCCGCCCTGCTCACCCGGATCGGTGCCCACGCCAGCGTGCTGGCCTGGGAGGAACGCCGGGTCCGGCGGGAGGTGCGGGCCACCGCGAACCGGCTGGCGAACTTCGACGACGCGAACCTGCGCCGGTCGGCGCGGGCGGCGGTGGCCGCGGCCGCCCGGGTCACCCGGGCCCTGGAGATCCTCGCCGACGACGCTCCGCATCATCTGACCTCGGCCGGGCGGCTGCGGCTGGAACATCGCCAGGCGTCGCTGGAGGAACTGGGTGCGCTCGCCGACCCGCCGTTGACCAAGGACGCGATCGCCGGGCGGATCCGGCGGCTGCTCGCGCTGGCCGACAAGCGGGCCCGTGACCTCGGCATCCCGGATACCGAAGCGGCAGTCACGCCGGACATGCTCGTGGTCTGATAGGACGGTGGCGGCTACGAGGCGGCAGGACCACGACCCGCCGCAGCGTGACCCCCCATGCTCGGATAGGGTCGCTGCGTACGGCAAGGGAGCCGGCACCGGCACTCCTCGCCGTGCGTACCGCCTCGGGCGGTCAGGTCCCTCGGACCGTGGCGGGGTGGGCCGAGAGGAACCGTCAGAACGGCCGGCTCCATCGGCCGGCGCAGACAACTCGCCGGCTCGTGGGTCATCACGCCGGCGAACGAGAACGCGAGGAGATGGGACCTGTGACCATCCGGGTTGGCATCAACGGCTTCGGCCGGATCGGCCGCAACTTCTTCCGGGCAGTGCTGGCGTCCGGCGCTGACATCGAGGTCGTGGCGGTCAACGACCTGACCGACAACGCGACGCTTGCCCACCTTGTCAAGTACGACAGCATCCTC
Protein-coding regions in this window:
- a CDS encoding gluconeogenesis factor YvcK family protein, producing the protein MTTTRVVAFGGGHGLSASLRALRRCAPELDLDLTAVVTVGDDGGSSGRLRAERGGLPPGDLRQALVALAGDHPATQRSAGLFQHRFAAVPSPPAVIGTREPAPVGRLTGHAVGNLVLCGLMELLGDPVLALEHAGAMLGTVGRVLPMSCEPVGIEARVRGTNPGRPNEVVTVTGQHQVAVTAGRVESLRLNPDAPEACPQAVAAIGAADWLVFGPGSWYTSVLPHLLVPELAAAIVASPARRLVTLNLAAEKETFGLSVADHLAELRWYLPKLRVDRVLGDARAVGDPAPVERAAESLGARLVLAPVGATDGAPRHDSAALGAALVPVLGAAR
- the whiA gene encoding DNA-binding protein WhiA is translated as MAMTAAVKDELSRVDVPKPCCRRAEMAALLRFAGGLHIVSGRVVVEAELDTGAVARRLRREIAEVYGYPSEIHVLASGGLRKGSHFIVRVVKDGEFLARQTGLLDVRGRPVRGLPPHVVAANVCCAVSAWRGAFMAHGSLTEPGRSSALEITCPGPESALALVGAARRIGIAAKNREVRGVDRVVVKDGDAIAALLTRIGAHASVLAWEERRVRREVRATANRLANFDDANLRRSARAAVAAAARVTRALEILADDAPHHLTSAGRLRLEHRQASLEELGALADPPLTKDAIAGRIRRLLALADKRARDLGIPDTEAAVTPDMLVV